One Penicillium oxalicum strain HP7-1 chromosome III, whole genome shotgun sequence genomic region harbors:
- a CDS encoding histone H3-like centromeric protein hH3v, whose product MAPSPRGRKTTGATAGPSSAARKSTSSTAAGKRPAAKTTSNVQPGDPTPTGKRRRYKPGTVALKEIRRYQRSYDLLIAKLPFARLVREVALDLLPADVGAELRWQSHAIQALQEAAEAFMVHLFEDTNLCAIHAKRVTIMQKDIQLARRIRGVWGGLG is encoded by the exons ATGGCGCCGTCTCCAAGAGGCAGGAAGACGACTGGCGCAACCGCTGGTCCATCCTCGGCCGCGCGCAAATCCACATCATCAACAGCAGCAGGGAAGAGACCCGCGGCAAAAACCACATCAAATGTACAGC CCGGCGACCCAACACCAACGGGGAAAAGGCGCCGCTACAAGCCGGGCACTGTGGCTCTCAAAGAGATCCGTCGCTACCAACGATCCTACGATCTTCTGATCGCAAAACTTCCCTTTGCGCGTCTCGTCCGTGAAGTTGCGCTCGACTTACTTCCCGCCGACGTGGGCGCTGAACTACGCTGGCAATCACATGCGATTCAGGCCTTGCAAGAAGCCGCCGAGGCCTTCATGGTGCATCTATTTGAAGACACGAATCTATGTGCGATTCATGCGAAGCGTGTGACGATCATGCAAAAAGACATTCAGCTTGCGCGGAGAATCCGTGGGGTATGGGGTGGCCTGGGCTGA
- a CDS encoding NADH-ubiquinone oxidoreductase 14.8 kDa subunit, with amino-acid sequence MTINPTYLAQRTRSSVNLADAKTRVLKSYREWLRASPEIQTMYSLGMPVSAIRTKIRQEFEKHRYVSQLSVIDVLLFQSHAEFQETLNYWKQLSHVMKYFRPEEDPGARLPRNFVSGFLEGRN; translated from the exons ATGACTATCAACCCTACCTACCTCGCGCAACGGACGCGTTCCT CCGTCAACCTTGCCGATGCCAAAACCCGTGTCCTCAAGTCCTATCGAGAGTGGCTTCGCGCG TCCCCCGAGATTCAAACGATGTATTCTTTGGGCATGCCCGTATCTGCCATCCGCACCAAGATTCGCCAGGAATTCGAGAAGCACCGCTATGTCAGCCAGCTGAGTGTCATTGATGTGCTGCTGTTCCAGAGCCACGCCGAGTTCCAGGAGACCCTCAATTACTGGAAGCAACTGTCGCACGTCATGAAGTACTTCCGTCCTGAGGAGGACCCTGGCGCGCGTCTGCCCCGCAACTTCGTTTCTGGCTTCTTGGAGGGTCGCAACTGA
- a CDS encoding Succinate--CoA ligase [ADP-forming] subunit beta, translating to MLGLRNIFRHFHLRHSSFTIKTQVRNLSLLEFHAHKLLKDFDIPVPRGFVVETPEEARKVVANINAPSVVKAQILAGGRGKGKYESDGKGGVRIMSSAIEAFENASRMIGYYLETKQTPPGGLLVNKLYIYKAVDIAQEYYVALTFDRDRSMPVLLISNVGGVDIESNADKLEHYWFDMTHGITAEIVAYIQAQLGFSDKEISVISHILHQMVKLFHEKDATLLELNPLVRTPQGEFICLDAKLTFDNSARFRQPDIFSLEERSPDEEDEYEASQAGLSYVRLEGDIGNLVNGAGLAMATNDLVSFYGGRCANFLDVGGGATKETLLKAFEILNRDTRIHGILINIYGGISSATGDMNVEIELLTSSVGIVRCDMIAESIIAAARQMDGFKVPVVIRLQGTNCDTGLELIGKSALNNVIVEPDFEVAAKRIVEAAKVTR from the exons ATGTTGGGTCTTCGCAATATTTTCAGACACTTTCATCTC CGTCACAGTTCTTTCACGATCAAGACTCAGGTACGAAACCTGAGTCTGTTGGAATTTCATGCGCACAAACTACTCAAGGAT TTTGATATTCCAGTGCCGCGTGGATTTGTTGTCGAGACACCAGAGGAGGCCAGAAAAGTGGTCGCGAATATCA ATGCTCCGTCTGTCGTGAAAGCCCAAATCCTTGCCGGTGGTCGTGGGAAGGGCAAATATGAAAGCgatggaaaaggaggagTTCGCATCATGAGCTC AGCTATCGAGGCCTTTGAGAATGCATCCAGAATGATCGGATACTATCTCGAAACCAAACAGACACCACCAGGCGGTCTGCTTGTTAATAAATTATACATCTACAAGGCCGTGGATATCGCGCAAGAATACTACGTCGCATTGACGTTTGACCGCGACCGTTCCATGCCGGTGCTGTTGATTTCCAACGTCGGAGGGGTGGATATCGAGTCCAACGCAGACAAATTGGAGCATTATTGGTTCGACATGACTCACGGAATCACTGCGGAAATAGTCGCCTACATCCAAGCTCAGCTCGGATTCTCAGACAAGGAGATCAGCGTGATCAGCCACATCCTCCACCAGATGGTCAAGCTCTTCCACGAAAAGGATGCGACCCTTCTCGAACTCAATCCACTCGTGCGAACCCCCCAAGGAGAGTTTATCTGCCTTGATGCCAAATTGACGTTTGACAACTCGGCTCGGTTCCGCCAGCCGGACATCTTCAGCCTCGAGGAGCGGTCGccggacgaggaagatgagtACGAGGCGTCGCAAGCGGGCCTGTCCTATGTCCGACTGGAGGGGGACATTGGAAATCTCGTCAACGGCGCTGGCTTGGCGATGGCGACCAATGATCTGGTGAGCTTCTATGGGGGAAGATGCGCAAACTTTCTCGACGTTGGCGGTGGTGCAACCAAAGAGACCTTATTGAAAGCGTTTGAGATTCTGAACCGAGATACGAGAATCCACGGCATTTTGATCAACATCTACGGCGGTATATCTTCGGCCACAGGCGATATGAACGTTGAGATTGAGTTGCTGACTTCATCTGTAGGAATTGTTCGATGCGACATGATTGCCGAATCCATCATCGCCGCCGCGAGACAGATGGACGGCTTTAAAGTTCCAGTCGTGATTCGCCTTCAGGGCACCAACTGCGACACAGGTCTTGAACTG ATTGGAAAATCCGCGTTGAACAATGTGATCGTCGAGCCAGACTTTGAGGTTGCTGCGAAAAGGATTGTCGAGGCCGCTAAAGTGACCCGCTAG
- a CDS encoding DNA-directed RNA polymerases I and III subunit, with the protein MPASVHSEEAHENDQSMMDAEAEEPINPILLDEKRIIVLPGSSDTAASFQFDGEGHTMGNALRYAIMKNPAVEFCGYTIPHPSDAKMHVRIQTNDTTTALEALEKGFNDLMDLCDVVTEKFTAARDQFKEDSVNRMEG; encoded by the exons ATGCCGGCCTCCGTTCACTCCGAGGAGGCTCACGAGAATGACCAGTCCATGATggatgccgaggccgaggagccTATCAACCCTATCTTGCTGGATGAGAAGCGTATTATTGTG TTGCCCGGCTCCTCCGACACTGCTGCGTCCTTCCAATTTGATGGTGAAGGTCACACCATGGGCAATGCGTTGCGGTATGCCATCATGAAGAA CCCTGCGGTCGAGTTCTGCGGTTACACCATCCCTCACCCCTCTGACGCCAAAATGCACGTTCGCATTCAGACCAACG ATACCACAACCGCTCTCGAAGCGCTGGAGAAAGGATTCAACGACTTGATGGACCTGTGTGACGTCGTTACAGAGAAATTCACCGCCGCGCGGGACCAGTTCAAGGAGGACTCTGTCAACCGGATGGAGGGGTAG
- a CDS encoding 60S ribosomal subunit assembly/export protein loc1: protein MAPTKGSSKGASSGGGSKGLQGSKGSKSSTMPSSSRVSKPSGKKNVKRPPPQEVKSKARTAPEMLAKKKKRVYTEAELDLPKLNQITPVGVVKPKGKKKGKVFVDDQVRPLRDLANAEGMMTILAMVNAEKEGQIESKMMKARQLEEIREAKRAEAEARMNEKKSKLDAVKDSIRNKKKNKSGKDKGSEASSRSASDAKSAKGKRKSVSFA, encoded by the exons ATGGCGCCCACGAAAGGGTCATCCAAGGGTGCCTCCTCTGGAGGTGGCTCCAAAGGGCTCCAGGGATCCAAGGGCTCCAAATCGTCTACTATGCCGTCTTCCTCCCGCGTGAGCAAGCCAAGTGgcaagaagaatgtcaagCGACCGCCGCCCCAAGAAGTCAAGTCCAAGGCCCGCACTGCTCCAGAGATGCttgcaaagaagaagaagagagtctATACCGAGGCAGAGCTGGATCTTCCTAAGTTGAACCAGATCACCCCCGTCGGAGTCGTGAAACcaaagggcaagaagaagggcaaggtcTTCGTTGACGATCAGGTACGTCCACTGCGTGACTTAGCAAATGCC GAGGGTATGATGACCATTCTCGCCATGGTCAATGCCGAAAAAGAGGGACAAATTGagtcaaagatgatgaaggcTCGTCAACTCGAGGAGATCCGCGAAGCCAAGAgggccgaggccgaggcacGAATGAACGAGAAGAAATCCAAGCTGGACGCCGTGAAGGATTCCATTcggaacaagaagaagaacaagagcGGAAAGGACAAGGGCTCAGAGGCCTCGTCAAGATCGGCGAGTGACGCCAAGTCTGCTAAGGGCAAGCGCAAGAGTGTCTCCTTTGCCTAA
- a CDS encoding Derlin-2: MADLWGNNGRIGQFPLEQWFYEMPPVTRWWTVATVATSVLVHCNIVNELQLFYSFRAVYAKSQYWRLLTTFLYFGRLDLDLIFHVFFLQRYSRLVEESSGRSPAQFAWLIFYATSLLLIISPFLSLPYLGSALSSCLVYIWARRNPDTRLSFLGLMVFPAPYLPWVLMAFSLLLHKIVPKDEMLGVAVGHVWYFFNDVYPALHGGHRPLDPPSWWRRLFESGSGRTQERAIDNDGGNVAVPVAAAQ, encoded by the coding sequence aTGGCTGATCTCTGGGGCAACAATGGTCGCATAGGCCAGTTTCCCCTTGAACAATGGTTCTATGAAATGCCGCCCGTGACCCGATGGTGGACAGTAGCCACCGTGGCAACCTCCGTTCTCGTCCATTGCAATATCGTCAACGAGCTTCAATTATTCTACAGTTTCCGTGCAGTCTATGCAAAATCGCAGTACTGGCGTCTTCTGACGACGTTCCTCTATTTTGGCAGACTCGACCTTgacctcatcttccacgtgTTCTTTCTCCAACGATACTCTCGACTCGTGGAGGAATCATCCGGTCGGTCTCCGGCGCAATTCGCTTGGCTCATCTTTTACGCCACCAGCCTACTGTTGATTATCTcgccttttctctccttgcCCTACCTGGGCTCCGCACTGAGCTCATGTCTGGTGTATATCTGGGCGCGACGCAACCCCGACACGCGGCTGAGTTTCCTCGGCCTGATGGTCTTTCCCGCACCCTACCTACCGTGGGTGCTGATGGCGTTCAGTCTGCTACTTCACAAGATTGTGCCCAAGGATGAGATGCTTGGTGTGGCGGTGGGCCATGTGTGGTATTTCTTCAATGACGTTTACCCTGCCTTGCACGGCGGCCATCGGCCCTTGGATCCGCCGTCCTGGTGGCGCCGGCTTTTCGAGTCCGGGTCAGGGAGAACGCAGGAGCGTGCTATCGATAACGATGGCGGAAATGTCGCGGTTCCCGTTGCGGCCGCGCAGTGA